Proteins encoded together in one Coffea arabica cultivar ET-39 chromosome 2c, Coffea Arabica ET-39 HiFi, whole genome shotgun sequence window:
- the LOC113728097 gene encoding uncharacterized protein, whose product MRIRKHAKISPLLYASSSLKPGTVIQTHVCQLNQSPWDVMTFPPPDPSTLPPPPAFLVDKDHSYFPNGLLSDHIAADQSPGPKVKRDDIAAGGKFQQKESLRSKKEEEDEVFDRKIDGKGWQCRKKVKNQQPFCQRHLAPQPSASVKKSESGRRARPKKPASSSNPYEFYYYSGFGPRWGKKRGAAAAMKEEPYTSHDSSSENTSSRNNNIIEVDAAEGPNTPEPSVKSSPFTSQFHKQVLDYVEDDDEDDYDNYSKLDDDENGEMGRKRARKPIKARSLKSLM is encoded by the exons ATGCGAatcagaaaacatgcaaaaatttCCCCTCTTTTATACGCTTCTTCGTCTCTAAAACCCGGCACAGTTATCCAAACCCACGTCTGCCAGCTCAACCAGTCGCCATGGGATGTCATGACCTTCCCTCCGCCAGACCCATCTACGCTTCCTCCACCTCCCGCCTTTCTG GTCGATAAAGATCACAGCTATTTTCCAAATGGGCTCTTGTCGGATCACATTGCAGCTGACCAGAG TCCTGGGCCCAAGGTGAAACGGGACGATATCGCGGCCGGGGGCAAGTTTCAGCAAAAGGAATCGTTAAGGtcgaagaaagaagaagaggatGAGGTTTTCGACCGCAAGATCGACGGAAAGGGCTGGCAATGCAGGAAAAAGGTGAAAAACCAGCAACCCTTTTGCCAGAGACACTTAGCTCCCCAACCTTCGGCTTCGGTGAAAAAATCCGAGAGTGGTCGCCGGGCTCGACCCAAGAAACCAGCATCATCGTCGAATCCTTACGAGTTTTACTACTATTCGGGGTTCGGACCTCGGTGGGGGAAGAAACGAGGTGCTGCTGCTGCTATGAAAGAAGAACCCTATACGAGTCACGATAGTAGCAGTGAGAATACATCAAGTAGAAACAACAACATTATCGAGGTTGATGCAGCTGAGGGGCCTAATACTCCTGAGCCTAGCGTTAAATCCTCCCCTTTTACCTCTCAATTTCATAAGCAAGTACTCGACTATGTtgaggatgatgatgaagaCGATTACGATAACTACAGCAAGCTTGATGATGACGAAAATGGAGAAATGGGAAGGAAGAGAGCCCGGAAGCCGATTAAGGCTAGGTCTTTGAAGTCTCTAATGTGA
- the LOC113728098 gene encoding uncharacterized protein isoform X1 has product MAMQAKMEKMEMRQQYRNHWHTDLLNATAADPVFCCFAFFCGPCASYMLRKRALYNDMSRYKCCGGYMPCSGHCGESTCPEFCLCTEVSLCFANSVASTRFMLQDEFDIQTTKCDNCIIGFMFCLQQLACICSLIACIVGSEEIEDAAQMLNCLADMVYCSVCPCMQTQHKTEMDKRDGKFGSAAAATMAVPPPVQQMSRIDHSLPPSVGYLPPPAYSYPPHQQPQGAYPPPHYNYYPPPPHFHGYPPPTQGYYPPPQPYGYFPPQPYGYSPPPQQAPGSPSDLQSHVYPPPPPQNQGSSPVSHTEGYTQPPQQAQATTRSSEISPSQAQGSSPPVQSHEHPQAPPGQSHSPAGAAHPPPSHRV; this is encoded by the exons atggcgATGCAGGCGAAGATGGAGAAAATGGAGATGCGTCAGCAGTATCGGAACCATTGGCACACCGATCTCTTGAACGCCACTGCGGCAGATCCTGTTT TTTGCTGTTTCGCGTTCTTCTG TGGTCCATGTGCATCATACATGCTGCGCAAGCGAGCTCTTTACAATGATATGTCGAG GTACAAGTGCTGTGGAGGCTATATGCCTTGCAGTGGTCATTGCGGAGAAAGTACATGCCCGGAATTTTGTCTATGCACTGAG GTTTCTCTTTGCTTTGCGAATTCAGTTGCCTCAACACGCTTCATGCTACAAGATGAATTCGATATACAGACAACCAAATGTGATAATTGCATCATT GGATTCATGTTCTGCTTACAGCAGCTAGCCTGCATATGTTCCCTCATCGCTTGCATTGTTGGAAGTGAGGAAATTGAAGATGCTGCTCAGATGTTGAACTGTCTGGCTGACATGGTTTATTGCTC GGTTTGCCCCTGTATGCAG ACTCAGCACAAAACTGAGATGGATAAAAGAGATGGCAAGTTTGGATcggcagcagcagcaacaaTGGCAGTGCCTCCTCCTGTTCAACAAATGTCCCGTATAGATCATTCTTTACCCCCTTCAGTTGGATATCTGCCTCCACCAGCCTACAGCTACCCACCACATCAGCAACCTCAGGGCGCTTACCCACCTCCACATTATAATTACTACCCACCGCCTCCACATTTCCATGGATATCCTCCACCTACCCAGGGCTATTACCCACCGCCACAGCCCTATGGGTATTTCCCACCTCAGCCTTATGGATATTCCCCACCACCTCAACAAGCCCCAGGCTCCCCCTCTGATTTACAATCCCATGTATACCCCCCACCACCTCCACAAAACCAAGGCTCTTCCCCTGTTTCGCATACCGAGGGATACACTCAGCCCCCTCAACAAGCCCAAGCCACGACCCGTTCTTCAGAAATCTCACCTTCACAGGCTCAAGGCTCTTCTCCACCAGTACAATCTCATGAACATCCCCAAGCTCCACCAGGACAGAGCCATTCCCCTGCTGGTGCTGCTCATCCGCCTCCAAGTCATCGTGTGTGA
- the LOC113728098 gene encoding uncharacterized protein isoform X3: protein MAMQAKMEKMEMRQQYRNHWHTDLLNATAADPVFCCFAFFCGPCASYMLRKRALYNDMSRYKCCGGYMPCSGHCGESTCPEFCLCTEVSLCFANSVASTRFMLQDEFDIQTTKCDNCIIGFMFCLQQLACICSLIACIVGSEEIEDAAQMLNCLADMVYCSVCPCMQVYMRCSSL, encoded by the exons atggcgATGCAGGCGAAGATGGAGAAAATGGAGATGCGTCAGCAGTATCGGAACCATTGGCACACCGATCTCTTGAACGCCACTGCGGCAGATCCTGTTT TTTGCTGTTTCGCGTTCTTCTG TGGTCCATGTGCATCATACATGCTGCGCAAGCGAGCTCTTTACAATGATATGTCGAG GTACAAGTGCTGTGGAGGCTATATGCCTTGCAGTGGTCATTGCGGAGAAAGTACATGCCCGGAATTTTGTCTATGCACTGAG GTTTCTCTTTGCTTTGCGAATTCAGTTGCCTCAACACGCTTCATGCTACAAGATGAATTCGATATACAGACAACCAAATGTGATAATTGCATCATT GGATTCATGTTCTGCTTACAGCAGCTAGCCTGCATATGTTCCCTCATCGCTTGCATTGTTGGAAGTGAGGAAATTGAAGATGCTGCTCAGATGTTGAACTGTCTGGCTGACATGGTTTATTGCTC GGTTTGCCCCTGTATGCAGGTATACATGAGATGCTCTAGTCTTTGA
- the LOC113728098 gene encoding uncharacterized protein isoform X2, translating to MICRGTSAVEAICLAVVIAEKVHARNFVYALRFLFALRIQLPQHASCYKMNSIYRQPNGFMFCLQQLACICSLIACIVGSEEIEDAAQMLNCLADMVYCSVCPCMQTQHKTEMDKRDGKFGSAAAATMAVPPPVQQMSRIDHSLPPSVGYLPPPAYSYPPHQQPQGAYPPPHYNYYPPPPHFHGYPPPTQGYYPPPQPYGYFPPQPYGYSPPPQQAPGSPSDLQSHVYPPPPPQNQGSSPVSHTEGYTQPPQQAQATTRSSEISPSQAQGSSPPVQSHEHPQAPPGQSHSPAGAAHPPPSHRV from the exons ATGATATGTCGAG GTACAAGTGCTGTGGAGGCTATATGCCTTGCAGTGGTCATTGCGGAGAAAGTACATGCCCGGAATTTTGTCTATGCACTGAG GTTTCTCTTTGCTTTGCGAATTCAGTTGCCTCAACACGCTTCATGCTACAAGATGAATTCGATATACAGACAACCAAAT GGATTCATGTTCTGCTTACAGCAGCTAGCCTGCATATGTTCCCTCATCGCTTGCATTGTTGGAAGTGAGGAAATTGAAGATGCTGCTCAGATGTTGAACTGTCTGGCTGACATGGTTTATTGCTC GGTTTGCCCCTGTATGCAG ACTCAGCACAAAACTGAGATGGATAAAAGAGATGGCAAGTTTGGATcggcagcagcagcaacaaTGGCAGTGCCTCCTCCTGTTCAACAAATGTCCCGTATAGATCATTCTTTACCCCCTTCAGTTGGATATCTGCCTCCACCAGCCTACAGCTACCCACCACATCAGCAACCTCAGGGCGCTTACCCACCTCCACATTATAATTACTACCCACCGCCTCCACATTTCCATGGATATCCTCCACCTACCCAGGGCTATTACCCACCGCCACAGCCCTATGGGTATTTCCCACCTCAGCCTTATGGATATTCCCCACCACCTCAACAAGCCCCAGGCTCCCCCTCTGATTTACAATCCCATGTATACCCCCCACCACCTCCACAAAACCAAGGCTCTTCCCCTGTTTCGCATACCGAGGGATACACTCAGCCCCCTCAACAAGCCCAAGCCACGACCCGTTCTTCAGAAATCTCACCTTCACAGGCTCAAGGCTCTTCTCCACCAGTACAATCTCATGAACATCCCCAAGCTCCACCAGGACAGAGCCATTCCCCTGCTGGTGCTGCTCATCCGCCTCCAAGTCATCGTGTGTGA
- the LOC140035453 gene encoding brassinosteroid-responsive RING protein 1-like, translating into MGFPVGYTEVFLPKIFIQALSILGFIRSVLFSFFRFLGLSDFLEPAEGYYFQENPAQMPLTPPISAILIRELLPVVKFSDLVAGAGGEPPEKSCAVCLSEFEGGEEIRWLKNCKHIFHRSCLDRWMDHDQKTCPLCRTPFVPRDLEDEFNQRLWAASSAFGSSSTHDFYDDDYGDTPTTIPAL; encoded by the coding sequence ATGGGTTTTCCGGTGGGTTATACAGAAGTTTTCTTGCCAAAAATCTTCATACAGGCACTTTCCATTCTGGGTTTTATCCGGAGtgtccttttctctttttttaggTTTCTGGGTCTCTCAGATTTTCTTGAACCAGCTGAGGGgtattattttcaagaaaacccGGCCCAGATGCCCCTTACCCCGCCCATATCCGCTATCCTGATCCGGGAGCTCCTGCCCGTGGTAAAGTTCTCGGATTTGGTGGCCGGTGCCGGAGGCGAGCCGCCGGAGAAGAGTTGTGCGGTGTGCTTGTCTGAGTTCGAAGGTGGAGAAGAAATCAGGTGGTTGAAGAACTGTAAGCACATTTTCCATCGGAGCTGTCTGGACCGTTGGATGGACCACGATCAGAAGACCTGTCCACTTTGTAGGACTCCTTTTGTGCCACGTGATTTGGAAGACGAATTCAATCAACGGCTCTGGGCCGCCTCCTCCGCCTTCGGTAGTTCTAGTACTCATGATTTTTACGATGATGATTACGGTGACACTCCTACTACTATTCCTGCCTTGTAA
- the LOC113724698 gene encoding uncharacterized protein: MYMAYGWPQVIPLEPGSCPTSFSDHIVYFKVLNRLLLVVAPSHIELWSSSQHRVRLGKSKRGVDSIQKEGENLRAVWSPDAKLIGVITSSFYLHIYKIHFTEKKIQIGGKQPSGLLLATISLLLSEQIPFADKSMTLSNIICDNKHMLVGLSDGSLYNISWKGEFCGVVDLDIPFSDGSGADKLSHSLDNGLPSNGARGVSLPMNYMRKKSAIVHMEFSFSLRLLFLLFCDGQLVSCSVSKKGLKQADLIKVEKKLASGDAVCASVASEQQILAVGTKRGVVELYDLTDSASLIRAVSLYDWGYCADDTGPVSCIAWTPDNSAFAVGWKLRGLTVWSVSGCRLMSTIRQIGLSSVSSPVIKPNQDCKYEPMIGGTSQMHWDEYGYRLYAIEERSSERIIAFPFGKCCLNRGVSGTTYVRQVIYGEDRLLIVQSEDTDELKILHLKLPVSYMAQNWPLLHVAASKDGMYLAVAGLHGLILYDIRLKRWRVFGDITQEQKIQCRGLLWLGKIVVVCNYTDSSNTYELLFYPRYHLDQSSLLCRKPLLAKPMVMDVYQDYLLVTYRPFDVHIYHVNLSGELTPSSTPDLQLSTVRELSIMTAKSHPAAMRFIPDQHPIDYVLRKDSSSSDHLAREPARCLILRTNGELSLLDLDEGRERELTDSVELFWVTCGQSEEKTNLIEEVSWLDYGHRGMQVWYPSPGVDPFKQEDFLQLDPELEFDREVYPLGLLPNAGVVVGVSQRMSFSACTEFPCFEPSPQAQTILHCLLRHLLQRNKSEEALRLAQLSAEKPHFSHCLEWLLFTVFDAEISRQASKNHTPVPNHASTSSLLEKTCDLIKNFPEYFDVVVSVARKTDGRHWADLFSAAGRSTELFEECFQRRWYRTAACYILVIAKLEGPAVSQYCALRLLQATLDESLYELAGELVRFLLRSGREYEPASPGTEKLSPRFLGYFLFPSSQRRQHLESKSSFKEQSAHVASVKNILESHASYLMSGKELSKLVAFIKGTQFDLVEFLQRERYGCARLENFASGLELIGQKLQMGTLQSRLDAEFLLAHMCSVKFKEWIVVLATLLRRSEVLFDLFRHDLRLWKAYSITLQSHPVFSEYHDLVEALEERLSSGSYSSSTTSDEK, encoded by the exons ATGTATATGGCATACGGATGGCCGCAGGTGATTCCATTGGAACCAGGATCATGCCCTACTTCTTTCTCCGACCACATTGTCTACTTCAAAGTCCTCAATCGCTTATTGCTTGTCGTCGCTCCTTCTCATATCGAACTCTGGTCTTCTTCTCAG CATAGGGTGAGACTGGGAAAGTCCAAGAGAGGCGTGGATTCGATTCAGAAAGAAGGCGAGAATTTGCGGGCAGTTTGGAGTCCCGATGCCAAATTGATTGGCGTAATT ACATCTTCTTTTTATCTTCATATTTATAAGATCCATTTCACGgaaaagaaaatacaaattGGAGGAAAGCAGCCATCTGGTTTACTTCTTGCTACCATTTCTTTACTTCTAAGTGAGCAGATCCCTTTTGCAGACAAGAGTATGACATT GAGCAACATTATCTGTGATAACAAACATATGCTTGTTGGACTTTCTGATGGATCATTGTATAATATATCATGGAAGGGAGAG TTCTGTGGGGTTGTTGATCTTGACATTCCATTCTCTGATGGAAGTGGAGCTGATAAATTGTCTCATTCTTTGGACAATGGTCTTCCTTCTAATGGAGCACGAGGTGTTTCTCTGCCCATGAATTATATGAGGAAGAAGTCTGCTATTGTGCACATGGAGTTTTCCTTCTCACTGAGGTTACTGTTTTTGCTCTTTTGTGATGGACAACTTGTGTCATGTTCTGTAAGTAAGAAAGGATTAAAGCAAGCTGATTTAATTAAAGTCGAAAAGAAGCTGGCATCTGGTGATGCTGTATGTGCCTCAGTTGCTTCAGAGCAACAAATTCTTGCTGTGGGTACAAAAAGGGGAGTTGTTGAGTTGTATGACCTCACAGATTCTGCTTCCCTTATTCGTGCTGTTTCTTTATATGACTGGGG ATATTGCGCAGATGATACTGGACCTGTCAGCTGTATTGCCTGGACTCCTGATAATTCTGCTTTTGCAGTTGGGTGGAAATTAAGAGGGCTTACAGTTTGGTCTGTTTCTGGATGTCGGTTGATGTCAACAATTCGTCAAATTGGTTTGAGCTCAGTGTCTTCTCCAGTTATTAAGCCAAACCAGGATTGTAAATATGAGCCTATGATTGGTGGCACCTCACAAATGCACTGGGATGAGTATGGATATCGGCTTTATGCTATTGAGGAAAGATCTTCAGAAAGAATTATCGCATTTCCTTTTGGCAAATGTTGTCTTAACAGAGGAGTATCTGGAACAACTTATGTTCGTCAAGTTATTTATGGGGAAGATCGGCTGCTTATTGTCCAGTCTGAAGATACTGACGAACTTAAAATCCTTCATCTTAAACTTCCA GTTTCTTATATGGCGCAAAATTGGCCTCTTTTACATGTGGCTGCTAGCAAGGATGGGATGTACTTAGCAGTTGCTGGACTTCATGGGTTAATTTTATATGACATACGACTAAAGCGGTGGCGAGTGTTTGGAGATATTACTCAGGAACAGAAGATCCAGTGCAGAGGCTTGTTATGGCTAGGGAAAATTGTTGTGGTCTGCAACTACACAGATTCCTCCAACAC ATATGAATTGCTTTTCTACCCAAGATATCACCTTGATCAAAGTTCGTTACTTTGTCGGAAGCCATTGCTTGCAAAGCCAATGGTCATGGATGTCTACCAAGATTATCTACTTGTTACCTATCGCCCCTTTGATGTCCATATATACCATGTTAACCTGTCTGGAGAGTTGACACCTTCTAGTACCCCAGATTTACAG CTTTCTACAGTACGTGAACTCTCAATTATGACTGCAAAGAGCCATCCTGCTGCAATGCGTTTTATCCCAGATCAACATCCTATAGATTATGTTTTGAGGAAGGATTCCTCTTCATCAGACCACTTGGCCAGAGAACCTGCTAG ATGCTTGATATTGAGAACAAATGGCGAGCTTTCCTTGCTCGATTTGGATGAAGGGCGGGAAAGAGAACTCACTGACTctgtggagttgttttgggttACCTGTGGTCAGTCAGAGGAGAAAACAAATTTAATTGAAGAAGTTTCATGGTTAGATTATGGCCACCGTGGAATGCAG GTTTGGTATCCTTCTCCTGGTGTGGACCCTTTTAAGCAGGAAGATTTTTTGCAG TTGGACCCAGAGTTGGAATTTGACCGTGAGGTATATCCTCTTGGTCTACTTCCCAATGCTGGAGTTGTAGTTGGTGTATCCCAGAGAATGTCTTTTTCAGCATGCACCGAGTTCCCATGTTTTGAACCATCTCCTCAAGCTCAAACCATTTTGCATTGCCTACTTCGGCATCTTCTTCAG aGGAACAAGAGTGAAGAAGCTTTACGTTTGGCGCAATTGTCAGCAGAGAAGCCACATTTTTCTCATTGCCTTGAATGGCTTCTTTTTACAGTATTTGATGCGGAAATATCCAG GCAAGCCAGCAAAAACCACACACCTGTTCCTAATCATGCTTCTACCTCCTCTCTTTTGGAGAAGACCTGCGATCTCATAAAGAACTTTCCAGAATATTTTGATGTGGTTGTTAGTGTTGCTAGAAAAACTGATGGCCGACATTGGGCAGATTTATTCTCAGCTGCTGGGAGATCAACAGA GTTATTTGAGGAATGCTTTCAGCGCAGATGGTATCGTACTGCAGCTTGCTATATTCTT GTTATCGCTAAACTTGAAGGTCCTGCTGTCAGCCAGTACTGTGCGTTGCGTCTATTGCAG GCAACACTCGATGAATCTTTGTACGAACTTGCTGGGGAGCTG GTTAGGTTTCTCCTTAGATCAGGGAGGGAATATGAACCTGCTAGCCCGGGTACAGAGAAACTCTCGCCTAGATTCTTGGGTTACTTCCTTTTCCCATCTAGTCAACGGCGGCAGCATTTGGAGTCAAAGAG CTCATTTAAAGAGCAGAGTGCTCATGTTGCTTCTGTTAAGAACATTTTAGAAAGCCATGCTAGCTACCTAATGTCTGGGAAAGAGCTTTCAAAGCTTGTTGCATTCATCAAAGGCACACAGTTTGACCTAGTG gAATTTCTTCAACGAGAAAGATACGGGTGTGCTCGCTTAGAAAATTTTGCTTCAGGGCTTGAATTAATTGGGCAGAAG